In Kitasatospora gansuensis, a genomic segment contains:
- a CDS encoding CDP-alcohol phosphatidyltransferase family protein — protein sequence MPTIDLQTRSDEPPGSGREISTAELRALVCKRHDAWWTVLLVDPLALRLVRWTDRHTEVTPDQVTAAALALGLGAAGCFVQGAPGWVLAGSLLYHLSFVLDCVDGKLARLQERDTLFGGWVDFALDRARVAYCAVALMTGQWLHQGDPWYLVLAVGVIFLDMFRSLNVLKIDQIRPAMREQITNHPGSRLAGPPVVLAQLTHQDVARAADCGGTVDLHRGFRHRFPWYTGFRDRMIKRRIRLHLVSGIEFQMAVFIVGPLLGQIVGVTLAAGAALVAFEAAVIYKLVLSFRDFDQAMTRLSATARALPAPPAYGRPPHDTTSIV from the coding sequence ATGCCGACCATTGACCTCCAGACCCGATCCGACGAGCCGCCCGGAAGCGGCAGGGAGATCAGCACGGCCGAGCTCCGCGCACTCGTCTGCAAACGGCACGACGCGTGGTGGACGGTGCTGTTGGTGGATCCGTTGGCGCTGAGGCTGGTCCGCTGGACGGACCGGCACACCGAGGTCACCCCCGACCAGGTGACCGCGGCCGCCCTGGCCCTCGGGCTGGGCGCGGCCGGCTGCTTCGTCCAGGGCGCACCGGGCTGGGTGCTGGCCGGTTCGCTGCTGTACCACCTGAGCTTCGTCCTGGACTGCGTGGACGGGAAGTTGGCCCGGCTCCAGGAGCGCGACACGCTGTTCGGCGGCTGGGTCGACTTCGCCCTCGACCGGGCCCGGGTGGCCTACTGCGCGGTGGCACTGATGACCGGTCAGTGGCTGCACCAGGGAGACCCGTGGTACCTGGTGCTCGCCGTGGGGGTGATCTTCCTGGACATGTTCCGTTCCCTCAACGTGCTGAAGATCGATCAGATCCGGCCCGCCATGCGGGAACAGATCACCAACCACCCGGGCTCCCGCCTCGCCGGACCTCCGGTCGTCCTCGCGCAGTTGACGCACCAGGACGTGGCCCGCGCAGCCGACTGCGGCGGCACGGTCGACCTGCACCGGGGATTCCGGCACCGCTTCCCCTGGTACACCGGCTTCCGCGACCGGATGATCAAGCGCCGGATCCGCCTGCACCTGGTCAGCGGGATCGAGTTCCAGATGGCCGTGTTCATCGTCGGCCCGCTGCTGGGGCAGATCGTCGGCGTGACCCTGGCCGCCGGTGCGGCGCTGGTCGCGTTCGAGGCCGCGGTGATCTACAAACTCGTGCTCTCCTTCCGCGACTTCGACCAGGCGATGACCCGCCTGTCAGCAACGGCGCGGGCGCTGCCCGCACCGCCGGCATACGGCAGGCCGCCGCACGACACGACTTCGATCGTGTGA
- a CDS encoding CDP-alcohol phosphatidyltransferase family protein produces MTTADRAIRSNEPPGTCENITVAELRELVCKGRDSWWTVLLVDPVALRLVRWTDRHTEVTPDQVTWAALALGLGAAGCFTQGTPGWLLAGALLYHLSFVLDCVDGKLARLQDRRSLFGGWLDFVLDRVRVACCALALMGGQWLLGGDPGYLVLAALVVFLDMFRYLNGLKVAQIRAVMRKQITEYEAAQQGDSPLPVVELTERQLPSVEAVDVHQGFRHRFPWYAEYRTRLVDLRIRPHLVGGIEFQMAVFIVGPVLGQIVGVTLVTGAALVAFELALIYKLLLSTRDFDLTVGRLVPAGAVLPAPAGAPVTESGGWRTPVPE; encoded by the coding sequence ATGACGACCGCTGACCGTGCGATCCGGTCCAACGAACCACCCGGTACCTGCGAGAACATCACGGTGGCGGAGCTCAGAGAACTCGTCTGCAAGGGACGTGACTCGTGGTGGACGGTGCTCCTGGTGGACCCGGTGGCCCTGCGGCTGGTCCGCTGGACCGATCGGCACACCGAGGTCACCCCCGACCAGGTCACCTGGGCCGCCCTGGCGCTCGGGCTGGGCGCGGCCGGCTGCTTCACCCAGGGCACACCGGGCTGGCTGCTGGCCGGGGCACTGCTGTACCACCTGAGCTTCGTCCTGGACTGCGTGGACGGGAAGTTGGCCCGGCTGCAGGACCGGCGCTCGCTGTTCGGCGGCTGGCTCGACTTCGTCCTGGACCGGGTCAGGGTGGCCTGCTGCGCGCTCGCGCTGATGGGCGGTCAGTGGCTGCTCGGCGGTGACCCCGGCTATCTGGTGCTCGCCGCGCTGGTGGTCTTCCTCGACATGTTCCGCTACCTCAACGGGCTGAAGGTCGCCCAGATCCGCGCGGTGATGCGCAAGCAGATCACCGAGTACGAGGCCGCCCAGCAGGGCGATTCCCCGTTGCCTGTCGTCGAGTTGACGGAGCGTCAGCTGCCTTCGGTCGAGGCGGTCGACGTCCACCAGGGGTTCCGGCACCGCTTCCCCTGGTACGCGGAGTACCGCACGCGCCTGGTGGACCTGCGGATCCGCCCGCACCTGGTCGGTGGCATCGAGTTCCAGATGGCCGTGTTCATCGTCGGCCCGGTGCTGGGGCAGATCGTGGGCGTGACCCTGGTCACCGGTGCCGCGCTGGTGGCGTTCGAGCTGGCGCTGATCTACAAACTGCTGCTCTCCACCCGCGACTTCGACCTGACGGTGGGTCGGCTCGTCCCGGCGGGCGCCGTGCTGCCCGCACCGGCCGGCGCACCCGTCACGGAGTCCGGCGGGTGGCGAACTCCCGTCCCGGAGTGA
- a CDS encoding phosphodiester glycosidase family protein: MRKLPSAPVLLGAMLLCTVLALTTALPDGAAQATVQRYALGSGIQLTVAEVPRQRLSYRVLETTVARAELTPLGGRLTARQPLSALAAVGGPGVLAAVNGDFFDIVGSGVPLGPVIRDGQVLKASAVPVKAVGTDPRGRLRQGRVRLGGAVAVAGTPHRLDCLNCRSLKPGFAVYTPDWGSAPRPVRSPGPVRQLTVSAGRVVDVRDRADNSSVPEDGFVLVAVGPAATALAAVRAGAPASFKAGQAGGGSPWELALGYRGTLLRKGEIPRFPGTHWYETREPRTALGWDGTGRRLWLLTVDGRSSHAAGLTVAGTARLLKRLGAANAVMLDGGGSTQMMARTGPAALRTVNVPSGHQERPVPNGLALVAPVTPVTPVTPGREFATRRTP, translated from the coding sequence ATGCGCAAGCTGCCGTCCGCGCCCGTCCTGCTGGGCGCGATGCTGCTCTGCACGGTGCTGGCCCTGACCACGGCACTGCCGGACGGTGCGGCTCAGGCCACCGTCCAACGGTACGCACTGGGCTCGGGGATCCAGCTGACGGTGGCGGAGGTCCCGCGTCAGCGGCTGAGCTACCGGGTCCTGGAGACGACGGTGGCTAGGGCCGAACTCACCCCGCTCGGCGGCAGGTTGACCGCTCGGCAGCCGCTGTCGGCACTGGCCGCGGTCGGCGGTCCCGGCGTGCTGGCCGCGGTGAACGGTGACTTCTTCGACATCGTCGGCAGCGGGGTGCCGCTGGGGCCGGTCATCCGTGACGGGCAGGTGCTCAAAGCCTCCGCCGTACCGGTGAAGGCCGTCGGCACCGACCCGCGGGGACGCCTGCGCCAAGGGCGGGTACGGCTCGGCGGGGCGGTCGCGGTCGCCGGGACTCCCCACCGGCTCGACTGCCTCAACTGCCGCTCCCTGAAGCCGGGTTTCGCGGTCTACACCCCCGACTGGGGCAGCGCGCCGCGCCCCGTACGCTCCCCCGGACCGGTGCGCCAACTGACCGTCTCGGCGGGCCGCGTGGTGGACGTCCGCGATCGGGCGGACAACAGCTCGGTCCCCGAGGACGGGTTCGTGCTGGTCGCGGTCGGCCCCGCCGCGACGGCGCTGGCCGCCGTCCGGGCCGGGGCGCCCGCCTCCTTCAAGGCCGGGCAGGCAGGCGGCGGCTCGCCGTGGGAGCTGGCGCTGGGCTACCGGGGAACGCTGCTGCGCAAGGGCGAGATCCCGCGCTTCCCTGGCACCCACTGGTACGAGACCCGCGAGCCCCGCACCGCGCTCGGCTGGGACGGTACCGGCCGTCGGCTGTGGCTGCTGACCGTCGACGGCCGGTCCTCCCACGCGGCCGGACTGACCGTCGCCGGCACCGCCCGGCTGCTCAAGCGCCTGGGCGCCGCCAACGCCGTCATGCTGGACGGCGGCGGATCCACCCAGATGATGGCGCGCACCGGCCCGGCGGCCCTGCGGACCGTCAACGTCCCGAGCGGCCACCAGGAGCGGCCGGTGCCGAACGGCCTGGCACTGGTCGCTCCGGTCACTCCGGTCACTCCGGTCACTCCGGGACGGGAGTTCGCCACCCGCCGGACTCCGTGA
- the efeU gene encoding iron uptake transporter permease EfeU, which yields MFGNYLIGLREGLEASLVVCILIAYLVKTGRRDRLTPVWAGIAAAVVLSMAFGAILQFGSSQLTFEAQEALGGSLSIIAVGLVTWMVFWMRRTARHLKAELHGKLDAALAMGTFALVATAFLAVGREGLETALFIWTAVQATGDGWDPLTGAILGLLTSVVLGWLFYRGALKINLAKFFTWTGAMLVVVAAGVLAYGVHDLQEAGWLGGMNDLAFDISSVVPKDSWYGTLLKGVFNFQPDPTILQLTAWAVYLVPTLMFFLSGSGGTAPKPTSPVPVEAEAAS from the coding sequence GTGTTCGGCAACTACCTGATCGGCCTGCGCGAGGGCCTCGAAGCCAGCCTGGTCGTCTGCATCCTGATCGCCTACCTGGTCAAGACCGGCCGGCGCGACCGGCTCACCCCGGTGTGGGCCGGCATCGCCGCCGCCGTCGTGCTCAGCATGGCGTTCGGCGCGATCCTGCAGTTCGGATCGTCCCAGCTCACCTTCGAGGCGCAGGAGGCGCTCGGCGGCTCGCTGTCGATCATCGCCGTCGGCCTGGTCACCTGGATGGTCTTCTGGATGCGCCGCACCGCCCGGCACCTGAAGGCAGAGCTGCACGGCAAGCTCGACGCCGCGCTCGCCATGGGCACCTTCGCCCTGGTCGCCACCGCGTTCCTCGCCGTCGGCCGGGAGGGCCTGGAGACCGCGCTGTTCATCTGGACCGCCGTCCAGGCCACCGGCGACGGCTGGGACCCGCTGACCGGCGCGATCCTCGGCCTGCTCACCTCGGTGGTGCTCGGCTGGCTGTTCTACCGCGGCGCGCTGAAGATCAACCTGGCGAAGTTCTTCACCTGGACCGGCGCGATGCTGGTCGTCGTCGCGGCCGGGGTCCTCGCGTACGGCGTCCACGACCTGCAGGAGGCCGGCTGGCTCGGCGGGATGAACGACCTGGCGTTCGACATCTCCTCGGTCGTCCCGAAGGACAGCTGGTACGGCACGCTGCTGAAGGGCGTGTTCAACTTCCAGCCCGACCCGACGATCCTTCAGCTGACCGCCTGGGCGGTCTACCTGGTCCCGACCCTGATGTTCTTCCTGAGCGGATCCGGCGGCACCGCGCCCAAGCCGACCTCCCCGGTGCCCGTCGAGGCCGAAGCCGCCTCCTGA
- a CDS encoding cupredoxin domain-containing protein gives MRSHRTLAVLGAALLALPLVAACGSGTENSSASADSGKVAITATDSACDIAKTDFQPGDVTFALHNKGRRTTEVYVYGEQKGTFTKVVTEVENIGPGTSRDMPVKLTPGTYEIACKPGQTGDGIRKRITVQGDAASPSPSAAPASPSASATVTETAQPSPSPTGAPDREIEVEAKEYELEFEGMDKLTAKVGERIEFTLENKGSVEHELELFGPDGKVIGEVAPVKPGQKGKAVVSLTVPGTYTLKCGIGAHADKGMTATFTVN, from the coding sequence TTGCGCTCCCACCGCACCCTCGCCGTCCTCGGTGCCGCTCTGCTCGCCCTCCCGCTCGTCGCGGCCTGTGGCAGCGGCACCGAGAACTCCTCCGCTTCCGCGGACAGCGGAAAGGTCGCGATCACCGCGACCGACAGCGCCTGCGACATAGCCAAGACCGACTTCCAGCCCGGCGACGTCACCTTCGCCCTCCACAACAAGGGCCGGCGCACCACCGAGGTCTACGTCTACGGCGAGCAGAAGGGCACCTTCACCAAGGTGGTCACCGAGGTCGAGAACATCGGCCCCGGCACGTCCCGCGACATGCCGGTCAAGCTGACCCCCGGCACGTACGAGATCGCCTGCAAGCCGGGCCAGACCGGCGACGGCATCCGCAAGCGGATCACCGTCCAGGGCGACGCGGCGAGCCCGAGCCCGAGCGCGGCCCCGGCCTCCCCGAGCGCCTCCGCCACGGTGACCGAGACCGCGCAGCCGAGCCCCTCGCCGACCGGCGCGCCCGACCGGGAGATCGAGGTCGAGGCCAAGGAGTACGAGCTCGAGTTCGAAGGCATGGACAAGCTCACCGCCAAGGTCGGCGAGCGGATCGAGTTCACGCTGGAGAACAAGGGCTCGGTCGAACACGAGCTGGAGCTGTTCGGCCCGGACGGCAAGGTGATCGGCGAGGTCGCCCCGGTCAAGCCCGGCCAGAAGGGCAAGGCGGTCGTCTCCCTCACCGTGCCCGGCACCTACACCCTCAAGTGCGGCATCGGCGCGCACGCCGACAAGGGCATGACCGCCACCTTCACCGTCAACTGA
- a CDS encoding NAD(P)-dependent oxidoreductase, giving the protein MTDTITVGVLGTGIMGAAMARNLLRAGHTVHAWNRTRAKAEPLAADGALIADTPAEAVRDADVVLTMLHDGAAALQVIQEAAPALRPCAAWMQSTTVGVTAVGELADFARQHRLVFFDAPVLGTREPAEAGRLTVLAAGPAASRAAVAPVLDAVGARTLWTGEDGAAGSATRLKLVANSWVLAATNATGEVLALSKGLGVDPQDFFDLIAGGPLDMGYLHAKAALVLEDRLLPASFAVTTAAKDAQLIVQAGQQHGVRLDLAAAGAERFARAAAQGHGDEDMAAAYFASFDDR; this is encoded by the coding sequence ATGACAGACACCATCACCGTCGGCGTCCTCGGTACCGGCATCATGGGGGCCGCGATGGCCCGCAACCTCCTCCGGGCCGGACACACCGTCCACGCGTGGAACCGCACCCGGGCCAAGGCCGAACCGCTGGCCGCCGACGGCGCCCTGATCGCCGACACCCCGGCCGAAGCCGTACGGGACGCGGACGTCGTCCTCACGATGCTGCACGACGGCGCCGCCGCCCTCCAGGTCATCCAGGAGGCCGCACCCGCCCTGCGGCCCTGTGCCGCATGGATGCAGTCAACCACCGTCGGGGTGACGGCAGTTGGCGAACTGGCCGACTTCGCCCGGCAGCACCGGCTGGTCTTCTTCGACGCACCCGTCCTCGGCACCCGCGAGCCCGCCGAGGCCGGTCGGCTGACCGTGCTCGCCGCCGGGCCGGCCGCGAGCCGGGCAGCCGTGGCACCGGTTCTCGACGCCGTCGGCGCCCGCACGCTGTGGACCGGCGAGGACGGCGCGGCCGGCAGCGCCACCCGCCTCAAGCTGGTCGCCAACAGCTGGGTCCTCGCCGCCACCAACGCGACGGGCGAGGTGCTGGCCCTCTCCAAGGGCCTCGGCGTGGACCCGCAGGACTTCTTCGACCTCATCGCGGGCGGCCCGCTCGACATGGGCTACCTGCACGCGAAGGCCGCCCTGGTCCTGGAGGACCGACTGTTGCCCGCGAGCTTCGCGGTGACCACGGCCGCGAAGGACGCCCAGCTGATCGTCCAGGCCGGCCAACAGCACGGCGTCCGCCTCGACCTGGCCGCCGCCGGCGCCGAACGCTTCGCCCGCGCCGCGGCCCAGGGGCACGGCGACGAGGACATGGCCGCCGCGTACTTCGCCAGCTTCGACGACCGGTGA
- a CDS encoding TerD family protein encodes MITLKKEDGPADLDGVTHLSIGVSWDPTVGSSGGLIGKLRQKAGTDLDLIAIAMQGAEPVRLAGLDSLDPLGNGGLIHSGDNQTGHGDGDDETVTVDFSRVPENITSIVFIAAAYKKRSAFQNARNISFKVYDATGGSSQQVADIWPSMLTNDNGCAVAKAMRVGGSWKLQVINETGKIKQGDEKDLMRFAVSK; translated from the coding sequence ATGATCACGTTGAAGAAGGAAGACGGCCCGGCGGACCTCGACGGGGTGACCCACCTGTCCATCGGCGTCTCCTGGGACCCGACGGTCGGGAGCAGCGGTGGGCTGATCGGCAAGCTCCGGCAGAAGGCCGGCACCGACCTCGACCTGATCGCCATCGCGATGCAGGGCGCGGAACCCGTACGGCTGGCGGGGCTGGACTCCCTGGACCCGCTGGGCAACGGCGGGTTGATACACAGTGGGGACAACCAGACCGGGCACGGCGACGGTGACGACGAGACGGTGACCGTCGACTTCTCGCGGGTCCCGGAGAACATCACGTCCATCGTGTTCATCGCCGCCGCCTACAAGAAGCGCAGCGCCTTCCAGAACGCGCGGAACATCAGCTTCAAGGTGTACGACGCGACGGGCGGCAGCTCGCAGCAGGTCGCCGACATCTGGCCCAGCATGCTGACCAACGACAACGGCTGCGCCGTGGCGAAGGCGATGCGGGTCGGCGGGAGCTGGAAGCTGCAGGTGATCAACGAGACGGGGAAGATCAAGCAGGGGGACGAGAAGGACCTGATGCGCTTCGCGGTGAGCAAGTAA
- a CDS encoding S26 family signal peptidase, with protein MGMLDAIASRLADGATVEFRPTGSSMVPLIRSRQQVVVTPADPSKLQAGDIVLARVAGTVYLHLVSAVDPARRRVQISNNRGRVNGWTGHDRVFGICTSVDGVARPGADGKTVGTPGPAPGA; from the coding sequence ATGGGCATGTTGGACGCAATAGCAAGCAGACTGGCAGACGGCGCCACCGTCGAGTTCCGGCCCACCGGCTCCTCGATGGTCCCGCTGATCCGCAGCCGACAGCAGGTGGTCGTCACCCCCGCCGACCCGTCGAAGCTGCAGGCCGGGGACATCGTCCTCGCGCGGGTCGCCGGGACGGTGTACCTGCACCTGGTGTCCGCCGTGGACCCGGCCAGGAGGCGGGTGCAGATCAGCAACAACCGTGGCCGCGTCAACGGTTGGACCGGTCACGACCGCGTCTTCGGCATCTGCACCTCGGTCGACGGTGTCGCGCGGCCCGGCGCCGACGGCAAGACCGTCGGGACGCCGGGGCCCGCGCCGGGCGCGTAG
- a CDS encoding S66 family peptidase — protein MAVRYPRPLRPGDRVGITSPSSGVAIGLRERVEVAIRQVEARGYEVVVGRCMDGSGHVSAPAAARAGELMSMLTEPGTGAVVPPWGGETAIDLLPLLDWDRLREAEPTWLVGYSDLSTLMTPLTILTGVATVHGNNLMDTPYRVPEGLLSWLDITAAPSGHRFTQTPPERHRTSGWDDFQARPEVSELILDTPGRWTRLDGDGDVDVTGRLIGGCIETLCNLAGTPYGDTTAFARAHAPEGLLVYVEAAEDNAYTICRNLHGMRLAGFFDRANAVIVGRTSAPDGRSLTQHQAVLDALGPLGVPIVADVECGHVPPFMPIVNGARGRLVHTSTRSELTQTLD, from the coding sequence ATGGCAGTTCGATACCCGCGCCCCTTGCGCCCCGGTGACCGTGTCGGCATCACCTCTCCCTCCAGTGGAGTGGCGATCGGGTTGCGCGAGCGCGTCGAGGTGGCGATCCGTCAGGTGGAGGCGCGCGGGTACGAGGTGGTGGTCGGCCGGTGCATGGACGGCAGCGGCCATGTGAGCGCACCTGCGGCGGCCCGGGCGGGTGAGCTGATGTCGATGCTGACGGAGCCCGGGACCGGGGCCGTGGTGCCGCCGTGGGGCGGGGAGACGGCGATCGATCTGCTGCCCCTGCTGGACTGGGACCGCCTGCGGGAGGCCGAGCCGACCTGGCTGGTGGGCTACTCCGACCTCTCCACCCTCATGACGCCGCTGACCATCCTCACGGGTGTCGCGACCGTGCACGGCAACAACCTGATGGACACGCCCTACCGGGTGCCCGAAGGGCTGCTCTCCTGGCTCGACATCACCGCCGCGCCGTCCGGGCACCGGTTCACCCAGACCCCGCCCGAACGTCACCGCACCTCCGGCTGGGACGACTTCCAGGCCCGGCCGGAGGTGAGCGAGTTGATCCTCGACACCCCCGGCCGGTGGACCCGGCTGGACGGTGACGGCGACGTGGACGTGACCGGACGCCTCATCGGGGGCTGCATCGAGACGCTGTGCAACCTGGCCGGGACCCCCTACGGCGACACCACGGCCTTCGCCCGCGCGCACGCCCCGGAAGGGCTGCTGGTGTACGTCGAAGCAGCGGAGGACAACGCCTACACGATCTGCCGGAACCTGCACGGGATGCGGCTGGCGGGTTTCTTCGACCGGGCCAACGCGGTGATCGTCGGCCGGACCTCCGCGCCCGACGGCCGTTCGCTGACCCAGCATCAGGCCGTGCTGGACGCGCTCGGCCCGCTGGGCGTCCCGATCGTCGCCGACGTCGAGTGCGGGCACGTCCCGCCGTTCATGCCCATCGTCAACGGGGCGCGCGGCCGGCTCGTGCACACCTCGACCCGCAGCGAGCTCACCCAGACGCTGGACTGA
- a CDS encoding winged helix-turn-helix domain-containing protein, producing the protein MTTGDADPQHEDELHPTNTLDDTVHQRVRLGILTIAREADRVDFGFLKAQLAVTDGNLSRHVKVLEDSGLISVEKGYAGRRPRTWVLLTSQGAQALERELRALRELVQRLDNSPPRPPAADA; encoded by the coding sequence ATGACCACCGGGGACGCAGACCCGCAGCACGAGGACGAGCTGCATCCGACCAACACCCTCGACGACACCGTCCACCAGCGGGTGCGGCTCGGGATCCTGACCATCGCCCGCGAGGCCGACCGGGTCGACTTCGGTTTCCTCAAGGCCCAGCTCGCGGTCACCGACGGCAACCTGTCGCGGCACGTGAAGGTCCTCGAGGACTCCGGTCTCATCAGCGTCGAGAAGGGCTACGCCGGACGCCGCCCCCGCACCTGGGTGCTGCTCACCTCCCAGGGCGCCCAGGCCCTGGAACGCGAACTCCGCGCCCTGCGCGAGCTCGTCCAGCGCCTGGACAACAGCCCGCCCCGGCCGCCCGCAGCGGACGCCTGA
- a CDS encoding DUF2785 domain-containing protein, whose amino-acid sequence MIDWSRIEAADCAVPTDRPLEELTRALSRALADPDPLVRDGAAYSVLATWIARGVIDAPRRLALGDEMAARFLDPEIQARTFAPLVLDMLVEKGDFRPGWVDSFERWYPTEQDLRGHDEQLGWLHAVAHGADLLDRFGRHRKVSPVRMLDLAAARLTAPTDHVFDQLEDDRLARAIARILTRPDLSEHDATAWLTAIGTRFGTGTGRIGVPVPAHLSNCLRTLRLLYVLADRGVRPSAASAPRALPHREAVKGRLAEVLDLIVKR is encoded by the coding sequence GTGATCGACTGGAGCAGGATCGAAGCCGCAGACTGTGCCGTACCCACCGACCGCCCCCTGGAAGAACTGACCCGGGCTCTCTCGCGCGCCTTGGCCGACCCCGATCCGCTGGTCCGGGACGGTGCGGCCTACTCCGTGCTCGCCACCTGGATAGCCCGCGGGGTGATCGACGCACCCCGGCGGCTGGCGCTGGGTGACGAGATGGCCGCCCGCTTCCTCGACCCGGAGATCCAGGCCCGCACGTTCGCCCCCCTCGTGCTCGACATGCTGGTGGAGAAGGGTGACTTCCGGCCCGGCTGGGTGGACTCCTTCGAGCGGTGGTACCCGACCGAGCAGGACCTGCGCGGCCACGACGAGCAGCTCGGCTGGCTCCACGCGGTCGCGCACGGCGCGGACCTGCTGGACCGGTTCGGCCGCCACCGCAAGGTGTCACCGGTACGCATGCTGGACCTCGCCGCCGCGCGGCTGACGGCGCCCACCGACCACGTCTTCGACCAGCTGGAGGACGACCGGCTGGCCCGGGCGATCGCCCGGATCCTCACCCGGCCCGACCTGTCCGAGCACGACGCGACGGCCTGGCTGACCGCGATCGGGACCCGCTTCGGCACCGGCACCGGCCGGATCGGCGTCCCGGTGCCCGCCCACCTCTCCAACTGCCTGCGGACGCTGCGCCTGCTCTACGTCCTCGCCGACCGGGGCGTACGGCCGAGCGCCGCGTCGGCCCCGCGGGCCCTCCCCCACCGCGAGGCGGTCAAGGGCCGTCTTGCGGAGGTGCTGGATCTGATCGTCAAACGGTGA
- a CDS encoding terpene synthase family protein, which yields MCSCALRKEAARGDRANNLLLILEDQHGCTRHQAIERLRHLTHERFARFLRLETHSPDFDDILGPLPDLTRRPVARPG from the coding sequence GTGTGTTCCTGTGCCCTCCGCAAGGAAGCGGCCCGCGGCGACCGGGCCAACAACCTCCTCCTCATCCTGGAGGACCAGCACGGCTGCACCCGCCACCAAGCCATCGAACGGCTGCGGCACCTGACCCACGAACGTTTCGCGCGCTTCCTGCGCCTGGAGACCCACTCGCCCGACTTCGACGACATCCTCGGGCCGCTACCGGACCTGACCCGGCGTCCGGTGGCCCGGCCGGGCTGA
- a CDS encoding 3-oxoacyl-ACP reductase family protein, protein MTQQLAGKTALVTGGSRGIGAAIVRQLAAAGAAVAFTYSSSKEKAEALAGELGPQVVALPADSSDADALAAAVAATVETFGSLDILVNNAGVGRFAPLSELTLDDFDDMFSVNVRGIFAAVKAAEPHLTKGSRIINIGSVNGDVSPFPGLSIYAASKAAVSGLTRALARELGPRGITVNNVLPGPVDTDMNPADGEFADVVTPLTALGHYGTPDDIAATVVFLSSPAARYVTGSDWTVDGGMTA, encoded by the coding sequence ATGACTCAGCAGCTCGCGGGGAAGACGGCCCTGGTCACCGGCGGCTCTCGGGGTATCGGAGCGGCGATCGTCCGTCAGCTGGCGGCGGCCGGTGCGGCCGTCGCCTTCACCTACAGCTCCTCGAAGGAGAAGGCGGAGGCCCTCGCCGGTGAGCTCGGCCCGCAAGTCGTCGCACTGCCCGCCGACAGCTCCGACGCCGACGCCCTGGCGGCGGCCGTGGCCGCCACCGTCGAGACCTTCGGCTCGCTCGACATCCTCGTCAACAACGCCGGGGTCGGCCGCTTCGCGCCGCTGTCCGAATTGACCCTCGACGACTTCGACGACATGTTCTCGGTCAACGTCCGGGGGATCTTCGCCGCCGTCAAGGCCGCCGAACCCCACCTCACCAAGGGCTCCCGGATCATCAACATCGGCAGCGTCAACGGAGACGTCTCCCCTTTCCCGGGCCTGTCGATCTACGCGGCCTCCAAGGCCGCCGTGTCCGGGCTCACCCGCGCCCTGGCCCGAGAGCTCGGCCCACGCGGCATCACCGTCAACAACGTCCTGCCCGGCCCCGTCGACACCGACATGAACCCCGCCGACGGCGAGTTCGCCGACGTCGTCACCCCCCTGACCGCCCTCGGCCACTACGGGACCCCCGACGACATAGCCGCGACCGTCGTCTTCCTTTCCTCCCCGGCTGCCCGCTACGTCACCGGCAGCGACTGGACCGTCGACGGCGGCATGACCGCCTGA